TAGGGTGTTATACCAAAGACTCATGCGCAAATAGAGGctttcttctccgaggtaatctcttcctattgcctgatgatTATCACTTGCTTATTTATTTAAGCATTGTCACCAACATGGCGTCTTGTCAATCAACGccattgaaaacaaaaaatccaaggagaaagtctaaatttggactaCTCATTcccaaatttccaacctttaaatttggtgcgTTCTATACAATAGTCCTGCTttaggctcctatattatttagaaactttttagagtaatatgcaaaacttctttcgtgaaagttttatttgcccattaatcattatttcaatgcaacatatttacaaaaagatGCAAAAAGATCCTAACAATGGATAATAACGAAGCTGGTTCTGATCATaactcaaaagaaataaaacatcgaAGATAGCGAAAGAAAGATAACAAAGAAGTGGATTGAGAATGTGTATCttcacaaaaagaaaaaaacgtaTTTTCAAGAATACACATATAAATAGAATAAGAACTAAGTGCTCCAGTtatcgcagcttgaatttctctgtataaactttctgaagaccattctgagtttgacatgtgtttaggataTCTGCAATACTTTGTCAATGCTCCAAGACGCCGCCTATCCTTTCTTGTTGGTTCAGGTAAAGCAAGATCATCATACGCCCCCGATCAAAATTTGATCCGCTCAAATCGCCTCATGTCCCAATCCGATCAAAACTTGAGCCGCCCTTTCCAGGTTTTCGACTCAAgccccctttggtctcaaggtgccctttatGGGTTGTCACCCTGGCctttccaaagttttttttttttaggaagcaaagcgccctttgcgggttttcactttggttcccttttctttcaagtgaagtatttcttgatgGAGTCTGCGTTTACAGGGTTGGGCAAACTTTTGCCATCCATCTCACATAGGATCAAAGCCCCACcggaaaaggccttctttacaacataaggaccttcccaatttggcatccattttcctcttgAATCTTTTTGCATGGGGAGAATCTTTTTTAGCACCAAGTCTCCTTCACGAAACTCTCTGGGGCGGACCTTTTTATTATAGGCTCGTATCACtcgtttctggtacatttgcCCATGGTGAATAGCTCTTAGTCTCTTTTCTTCtattaggttcaactgatcgtaCCGAGATTGGACCCAATCGGCTTCGTCCAACTGTAGTTCAGATAGCACCCgtagagaaggaatttcaacttcaatgggtagtACCGCCTCCATTCCGTATACCagagaaaaaggtgttgccccggtAGAAGTTCTAACAGATGTTCGATAGGCAAGGAGAGCAAAtgataacttctcatgccaatccttgtaagtttcagtcattttccccacaatccttttaatattcttattggccgcctccactgcaccattcatttttggacgatacggCGATGAGTTAtgatgtttgattttaaattggcTGCAAACCTCAGCTATTGtgctattattcaaatttaacgcattgtcagatatgattttctcaggcattccatatcgacaaataatctctttcttcaagaatttgctaactgctgacttcgtgacatttgcatatgaagcagcttccacccacttggtaaagtaatcaatgaccacgaagatgaagcgatgcccattagaagcctttggtgatattggcccaataacatccataccccacatggaaaaTGGCCAAGGAGAGGTCATGacgtgaagaggtgaaggaggcgcATGTATTTTGTCTCCGTAAATTTGGCATTTgtggcacttcttggcataatcaatgcaatctccttccatggtcggccaatagtacccaaatctcatgatctgtctagccatCGTAAAACCATTGGCGTGCGTCCCACAAATACCCTCATGTACTTCCTCAAGATTTTCCTGGCTTCCACAGCATTAACACATCTTAACAGTACTTGATCCTTCCTTCTTTTGTATAACACTTCCCCATCTAGGACATATTCGATGGCTATTCTTCTCAGAGTTCTTTTGTCATTTTCGTCGCTTGATTAGGGTACTCTCGATTCTTCACGTCATTGTAGGATATTCGATACCAAGGACAATCATCTTTTCCTCCTCTTCAATATTGCAAAGAATGAGTGGGGTCTCATAGATACTCATTTGAATAGGCCTCATTGCCTCGAGTCTATTCACCGAATCATCGAAGCTAGAGTAGCTAATCGTCGACCATCCGGTTTTCTCTCGTGGAGATAATAGAAGGTGATATCGTCAAACTCATCACCAATTCGAGGACCGTTTTCTATAATCGATTAACTTAGGGTCCCTAGTCTCCCATTCCCTTTaagttggtatatcaccaatgcgaATCCCCATATACCCTTAGCACTTTGATGTTTCGCTCAATGGTCGCACGAATGCCtataatacatgcttcatattctgccatattaTTTGTACAATCGAAATCCAACCTGCTTGCaacaggataatgatctccatttggtgataccaagactgccccaattccattacccGTAGCATTCGAAGCTCCATCGAAATTTAACCTCCATATGTTATCCTTTTTAGGATTCTCTTCGGTGCTCGCCGCATACATCAGgtcctcatttggaaaatcaaagtcCAAAGACTCATAGTCTTCCAAAGCTCTACTAGCTAAGAAGTCAGCTATCGCACTTCCCTTTacggccttctgacttacataaaCTATGTCAAACTCAGATAGCAGAatctgccatctagccattctcccgtttaaagcagttgattccatcatatacttcaaaggatccaattttgaaatcagccaagtcgtatgatacaacatatacTGCCTTAGTCTTCGGGTTGTCCAGATTAAAGcacaacacaacttctcaatcGATGAGTATCTCATTTCgcaattagtaaatttcttgctgagatagtatattgccctttctttctttcctgtctcatcatgttggcccaATACGCATCCCATAGAATTCTCAAACACTGTTAGATACAGTATCAATGGTCTATCTGGACTTGGCGGCGATAGTACTGGGGTATTAGCCAAGTATTGTTTTATCTTATCGAATGCCCTCTGACATTCTTCATCCCATTCACCCGGATTGTGTTTCTTTAAGAGACGGAACACTGGATCACATTTCTCcgtcaattgtgaaatgaatcgagcaatgtaatttaatctccccaggaaacctcgaacttcctTCTGAGTGCGCAGGGGAGGTAAGTCTCGTATTGCCTTTACTTTGTCAGGGTCAACCTCAATCCCTTTTCTACTAACTATGAAGCCTAATAGCTTCCCTGATCTGGCTCCAAACGTGCATTTTGCCGGGTTAAGCTTAAGCTGAAATTTcctcaatctcaaaaataactttttcaaGACTTGAATATGCTCTTCTTCCGTTCTAGACTtcgcaatcatatcatcaacatagacttcTATCTCCTTGTGCATCATATCGTGAAACAAAGTCACCATagctctttgatatgttgctcccgcattTTTCAATCCAAAGGGTATTACcttgtaacaaaatgttccccataaggtaatgaatgtggttttcctcatgtcttcaggatgcatctttatttgattgtatccagagaagccatccatgaaagaaaataatgaatagcCCGCCGTGTTATCTACCAAGGTATCAATATGAGGTAGCGGAAAATTGTCTTTTGGACTAGCCTTGTTCAAATCCctataatccacacacattcgtacctttCCATCTTTTTTGGGAACAGGGACGATGTTTGCTACCCAATCCGAATACTTAACCTCTTGTAAGAATCCAACGTCGAATTGCcttttgacttcttcttttattttcaacacaatATCAAGTCTCATTCTCCTGAGCTTCTGCTGAACGGGTCTACAATCCTCTTTTATGGGCAGACGATGCACCACAATGTTAGTATTTAGCCcaggcatatcttggtatgaccacgcgaaaacatctttgaactctcggaGCAATTTGATGAGGTCTTGTTTTGTCTCTGCGGTgatctcagttccaattttcacctcttttccatCCTCTAGGCTCACGATTTCTAATAATTCCCTATGAGGTAGGATCTGCTTATCCTCTTGTTCCATCATTCTTAACAAGTCCGGAGACACACCATaatcttcatcatcttcaaaGTAGTGAGATCCCTCCAAACACATTTCTTGCTCAAAAATAGGCTCTGTGCTTgaagcagcgtcactcatgtcattgatatctgaagaCCTATGAGGGCATATCAAAGAATATACcaagaatatataaatgtatgaataaatatttgtgaaagaattatttgtaagacaatcaatcaaatggaaaatatttatttgcatataaagggaaaaaaatgacTGATCGAGATGAATGTAgatatgtatttcattaaaataatgatatttaggCCCAatgcctatttcacaaaagattTCATATCGTTCCTAGGCCAAAAACAACAGgaatgttttgaatattactctgaataAGCCCTAAAGACTACGGGGATTTCTTcagcagtccaattgtttagctcgcTCCCCGGCTCATAAGGGCAAATCTCCAACGAGGCCCTTTTTTTCGCTGCTTCTATAGCGCTAATATAAACATTTTCCAACATTTCTTCAATGCCTTTGCTACTGGACGCTCCACACTCAGAATGAATAAATCCTCCCGATACAAAAGATGCAAATATGTGGGGAAAGGTTAAAGGCTCCCACTTAGTTTCATATCCGTTCAAACGCGCCCTTCTTTTCTCTTGTCTCTTCTctacttctttcttcttctccttcatgtctggcttgtatcctaagccaaaactATCGAATTTTCCCTTCAGCATTGGTACTTCAATCCTTCCCTGCAGATATTTTCCCAATCCTTTCCCAGGTGAGGCTCCTCTTCCTACCATCAATCGCAACCCCATTTTGGTGGTCCTGGATATTTTTGGTATTAGAATTCTGCTTCCCTCCATAATAAACATCGCATTCACAAATTCTAACGACCGAAAAGAACATTCCAGTGCCTCATCGTTGATGTCCACATAAGGTGCATCACTAGTCATCATTGCGATAATATCCTCCTCTGCATCTATTGTCACCAACCGACCCTCCGATACCAACTTCACCTTCTGATGTAGTGATGAAGGTACTGCCCCGGCTGAATGTATCCACGGTCTTCCCAATAGACAGTTATAGGAAGGCTTAATATCCATTACCAAGAAGTCCACCTCACAAGTGATTGGGCCAATCCTTAACGGAATCTCAATTCTCCCCATAACCTTCTTTTCTGtcccatcaaatgcccttactatgCTCTGGCATGCTTTCATGTGCGAACTGTCCACCGGTAATCGACTAAGAGTGGATAGAGGCAATACATTCAGTGCAGATCCATTATCAACCAGGGCCCCCGGGAGTGTGTACCCTTTGCATCGGACAGTAACGTGCAGGGCTTTAGTAGAACCCCTACCTCCGGATGGTATTTCGTCGTCattaaagaagataaaattgtcagcACCTATATTGTTGACCAACCGATCCAGCTTGTTTACCGAAATATCGTCAGCCACATATGTTTCATTTAGTACCTTCAGAAGTGCATTCCGATGTACTTCAGAGCTTAGGAGTAAAGTTAATACAGAAATACGGGCTGGCTGTTTGTGCAGTTGTTCCACAACACTGTATTCACTGTGTTTCAGAAACTTCAAAAACTCTTTTGCCTcctcttcttttattggttCGTTAACCAATGGCTCAACCTCTGCTGCTTTCCCTTTCTTCTGTTCTTTCTTCCAATTCTCTTCCCTAGACGACTCTGCTTGAGTGTCATATCGTTTCCCATTGCGCGTGTAAGAACCTATTTCCTGACTTTTTTCCGCTTCTTTTCCCAGGATGGTCACATTGCACCCATACTTCCACGGCACCATTTTGTTAtccttatataagaaatttgatGGTTTCTGAATTACAATTTTCAGTGTTACTTGAGCCCTAGCCTCATTAACCTTAGGGCGTGAGATAATGACCACAGGATGATTTATTTTCGGAGTCCCTGTTCCTAACTCTGTTGCGCATATGTTCCTTCTTTCTTCCGTATCTTCATAAAACCTcatctccttgttatccatcatgctTTGAACCAAAGCCCTGAATCCTTCACATTCTTGGATTTCGTGCCCCgttttatggtggaattcaCAATAATTTTCGGTCTCGTACCCCTCCTCAAAATCTGAAGTAACTAAACCTCTCTTTGCCATCTCTTTCCAGACCAATTTTAATGGAGTTTTTACTTCGGCAATATCAATCTTGACTTCTTCTCTCATACCTTCACTCACAATATTCACTCATTTATCAGCGTGATTAGGTAACGGATTTTCTGCGTTAGGCGAGTCGTCAAGTTTGACAACACCCAATTTGATAAGTCCTTCCACTACCCTCTTGAAAGCTgtacaattttttattgaatgcCCTgaaattcccgcatgataatcacattgtgcgttcggGTCATACCATTTTGGATACGGGGGTTGTAGAGGACTCAAGTAACGTGGGGCaacaacatgtgcattaaataaaGTCTGATACAACTCCCTGTATGACATTGGGATTGGCGTGAATTGGGGTTTTTCAGTAGTTTGCCTAACTCTCGACTCTTGTCTTGATGATCCCTGTTGATTAGCAGCCACTTTCTGTGGTTGATTCACGGAAATTGACCTACCATAGGCATTCACATTATTTACTTcgttttctcttttcctcgggGCTGCCCTCCTATTATTCTCCCCTCCATCTATTCTTCCACTTTTGATAGCATGCtcgatcatttcaccattcacgATTATATCCGAGAAATTCTTTGAAGCGCTTCCTAACATGTGAGTTATGAACGGAGCTTTcaatgtattaataaaaagCGTCGTCATCTCTTTTTCCAATAGCGGTGGTTGCACCTGAACCGCCAACTCTCTCCACCTCTGCGCATACTGTCTGAAGCTTTCGTTTGATTTCTTCTCTAAATTCTGTAGAGTTATCCTGTCAGGCATTATTTCCGAGACATGATTGTACTGTCTCATGAAAGCCTGTGCTAAATCCCTCCATGTAGCAATTTTGGTTCGGCTCAGCTGATTGTACCACTTTGACGCCGCTCCTGTAAGACTTTCCTAAaagcaatgtattaataattgatcattattaatatacccCGTCATTCTTCTGCAAAACATAGTAATGTGGGCTCctgggcaactggtcccattgTATTTCTCGAATTCcggcattttaaatttgtaaggtAGCACCAAGTCcggaaccaagctcagatcttttgcatcTATTCCAGGATAGCTTTCGATGCTTTCTATCACCCTAAACTTCTCTTctatccatttccatttctcctcaAATTGTTTTGGAAATTCCTCCTTCGCCTTGTCCTTT
The nucleotide sequence above comes from Gossypium raimondii isolate GPD5lz chromosome 13, ASM2569854v1, whole genome shotgun sequence. Encoded proteins:
- the LOC105784841 gene encoding uncharacterized protein LOC105784841, producing the protein MREEVKIDIAEVKTPLKLVWKEMAKRGLVTSDFEEGYETENYCEFHHKTGHEIQECEGFRALVQSMMDNKEMRFYEDTEERRNICATELGTGTPKINHPVVIISRPKVNEARAQVTLKIVIQKPSNFLYKDNKMVPWKYGCNVTILGKEAEKSQEIGSYTRNGKRYDTQAESSREENWKKEQKKGKAAEVEPLVNEPIKEEEAKEFLKFLKHSEYSVVEQLHKQPARISVLTLLLSSEVHRNALLKVLNETYVADDISVNKLDRLVNNIGADNFIFFNDDEIPSGGRGSTKALHVTVRCKGYTLPGALVDNGSALNVLPLSTLSRLPVDSSHMKACQSIVRAFDGTEKKVMGRIEIPLRIGPITCEVDFLVMDIKPSYNCLLGRPWIHSAGAVPSSLHQKVKLVSEGRLVTIDAEEDIIAMMTSDAPYVDINDEDHQNGVAIDGRKRSLTWERIGKISAGKD